The Erythrobacter sp. JK5 genome includes a region encoding these proteins:
- the egtD gene encoding L-histidine N(alpha)-methyltransferase has translation MNTKKGLKLVERDEEGIDTAFRADVLEGLAQSQKAIPARWLYDEAGSQLFEDITRLPEYYPTRAETEILTERGAQFAALIGEGRAVVEFGSGSSVKTPLLLSAIAPSAYIPLDISGEFLRAAAADLAQKFPGLPVYPVEADFMRRVELPAEIVDLPKLGFFPGSTIGNMVARTAVDLLRSMRETLGTGAQLLIGMDLIKDEEVLVSAYDDAAGVTAEFNTNLIRRINRELDGDIPVEKLSHEARWHDDCARVEMHLVASEALEFSVDGRRFAMQAGETIHTENSHKFDRRTSNMLLLAGGWEPQARWLDSEGRFSLILAQAKPPRSAP, from the coding sequence ATGAATACCAAGAAGGGCCTCAAGCTGGTCGAACGCGACGAAGAGGGCATCGACACCGCCTTCCGCGCCGACGTTCTCGAAGGATTGGCGCAATCGCAAAAGGCGATCCCGGCGCGCTGGCTCTACGACGAAGCGGGTTCGCAGCTGTTCGAGGATATTACCCGGCTGCCCGAATATTATCCCACTCGCGCCGAGACCGAGATCCTGACGGAGCGCGGCGCGCAGTTCGCGGCGCTGATTGGCGAAGGCCGGGCGGTGGTCGAATTCGGCTCGGGCTCGTCGGTCAAGACCCCGCTGCTGCTCTCCGCGATCGCGCCGAGCGCCTATATCCCGCTCGACATTTCGGGCGAGTTCCTGCGCGCTGCCGCTGCCGATCTGGCGCAGAAATTCCCCGGCCTGCCGGTCTACCCGGTCGAGGCGGATTTCATGCGCCGGGTGGAGCTGCCCGCCGAAATCGTCGATCTGCCCAAGCTCGGGTTCTTTCCCGGATCGACCATCGGCAACATGGTCGCGCGCACCGCCGTGGACCTGCTGCGCTCGATGCGCGAGACACTCGGCACCGGCGCGCAATTGCTGATCGGGATGGACCTGATCAAGGACGAAGAGGTGCTGGTCTCCGCCTACGACGATGCCGCCGGGGTGACCGCCGAATTCAACACCAACCTGATCCGCCGCATCAACCGCGAGCTGGATGGCGATATCCCGGTCGAGAAGCTTTCCCACGAGGCCCGCTGGCACGACGATTGCGCGCGGGTCGAGATGCACCTTGTCGCAAGCGAAGCGCTGGAATTCTCGGTCGACGGGCGGCGCTTCGCGATGCAGGCGGGCGAGACGATCCACACCGAGAACAGCCACAAGTTCGATCGCCGTACCTCCAACATGCTGCTGCTCGCCGGGGGTTGGGAGCCGCAGGCGCGCTGGCTCGACAGCGAGGGGCGGTTCTCGCTGATCCTCGCCCAAGCCAAGCCGCCGCGCAGCGCACCCTGA
- the egtB gene encoding ergothioneine biosynthesis protein EgtB — MPRSQPNERPQDEHQLRERFAATRSLAQALVEPLSDADATLQSMDDASPAKWHLAHTTWFWETFLLRDHAPGYALYDEHWPFCFNSYYEAEGARIERPSRGLLSRPSLEKILAWRAHVDAAMAPLLDDPAHAGLIELGIAHEQQHIELLLTDIKHALFHNPLGPAMFGGSPEAALSPGGGNVGWHTHPGGVALIGAGEGGFAFDNEGPRHRVLLEPFALSRRLVSNREWDEFIADGGYETAGLWLSDGWAWVKEHGIAAPLYWRDDQAYTHQGWQTRDPDAPVTHISYYEADAFATWAGARLPTEFEWEAIARGQDGANAAHNPAGGNQLDDAGPPVPHGGESLFGDCWQFTRSAYLPYPRFRPAEGAVGEYNGKFMSGQFVLKGASCATVRGHSRASYRNFFYPHQRWQFTGLRLAKDV, encoded by the coding sequence GTGCCCCGATCACAGCCGAACGAGCGTCCGCAAGACGAGCACCAGCTGCGCGAGCGCTTCGCGGCGACCCGTTCCCTGGCGCAGGCGCTGGTCGAGCCGCTGTCCGACGCCGACGCCACGCTCCAGTCGATGGACGACGCCTCGCCCGCGAAATGGCACCTCGCGCATACGACGTGGTTCTGGGAGACGTTCCTGCTGCGCGATCATGCACCGGGTTATGCGCTGTACGACGAACACTGGCCGTTCTGCTTCAATTCCTATTACGAGGCCGAGGGCGCGCGGATCGAGCGACCGTCGCGCGGGCTGCTGTCGCGCCCCTCGCTCGAGAAGATCCTCGCATGGCGCGCGCATGTCGATGCGGCCATGGCGCCATTGCTCGACGATCCGGCCCATGCCGGTCTGATCGAACTCGGCATCGCGCACGAGCAGCAGCACATCGAATTGCTGCTGACCGACATCAAGCACGCGCTGTTCCACAACCCGCTCGGTCCGGCGATGTTCGGCGGATCGCCCGAGGCAGCGCTGTCGCCCGGCGGCGGCAATGTGGGATGGCACACGCACCCCGGCGGCGTCGCGCTGATCGGCGCAGGCGAGGGTGGCTTTGCGTTCGACAACGAAGGTCCGCGTCACCGCGTGCTGCTCGAACCCTTCGCCCTGTCGCGGCGGCTGGTCAGCAACCGCGAATGGGATGAATTCATCGCCGATGGCGGCTACGAAACCGCCGGGCTGTGGCTGTCGGACGGCTGGGCGTGGGTGAAGGAGCACGGGATTGCCGCGCCGCTCTATTGGCGCGACGATCAGGCCTATACCCATCAGGGGTGGCAGACCCGCGATCCCGATGCACCGGTGACGCACATTTCCTATTACGAGGCAGATGCCTTCGCCACCTGGGCCGGAGCGCGCCTGCCGACCGAATTCGAATGGGAAGCGATCGCGCGCGGACAGGATGGCGCGAATGCGGCGCACAATCCGGCGGGCGGCAACCAGCTCGACGATGCCGGGCCGCCGGTTCCGCACGGCGGCGAAAGCCTGTTCGGCGATTGCTGGCAGTTCACCCGCTCGGCCTATTTGCCCTATCCCCGGTTCAGGCCGGCCGAGGGTGCGGTGGGCGAATACAACGGCAAGTTCATGAGCGGGCAGTTCGTGCTCAAGGGTGCCAGCTGCGCCACCGTGCGCGGCCATTCGCGCGCCTCCTATCGCAACTTCTTCTACCCGCATCAGCGCTGGCAATTCACCGGCCTGAGGCTGGCAAAGGACGTCTGA
- a CDS encoding SDR family NAD(P)-dependent oxidoreductase, with protein sequence MQDLFDLTGKTAVITGAGRGIGEGIAHLLAEAGANVVCAARSADQIEQVAEAINARNSAGRAVAHVTDVSREEDMEALAQRAVDEFGRLDIWINNAGGSLVSAPLVELAPAEWDKTLAVNLTSVFWGVRAAVKHMTDGGSIVNTSSMAGRDPFPGSGHYSAAKAGVSMLTKTLALELGPQKIRVNAILPGFVPTDTVKQALDMTDEDFGPLLEQLNLPAGRLGTPRDIAACVLYLVGDSGEWVTGQNLVVAGTV encoded by the coding sequence ATGCAGGACCTGTTCGACCTTACCGGCAAGACCGCAGTGATTACCGGGGCCGGGCGCGGCATCGGAGAGGGCATCGCCCACCTGCTTGCCGAAGCGGGCGCCAACGTCGTCTGCGCGGCGCGCTCGGCAGACCAGATCGAACAGGTCGCCGAGGCGATCAACGCCCGCAATTCGGCGGGCAGGGCGGTGGCGCACGTCACCGACGTATCGCGTGAGGAAGACATGGAAGCGCTCGCCCAGCGCGCGGTCGACGAATTCGGGCGGCTCGATATCTGGATCAACAACGCGGGCGGATCGTTGGTCTCCGCGCCGCTGGTCGAGCTCGCCCCGGCAGAATGGGACAAGACGCTCGCGGTCAACCTCACTTCGGTATTCTGGGGGGTGCGCGCGGCGGTCAAGCACATGACAGACGGCGGCTCGATCGTGAACACCTCGAGCATGGCGGGGCGCGATCCGTTTCCCGGCAGCGGCCACTACAGCGCGGCCAAGGCGGGGGTGAGCATGCTGACCAAGACGCTCGCGCTCGAGCTTGGCCCGCAGAAGATCCGGGTGAACGCGATCCTGCCCGGCTTCGTGCCGACCGATACGGTGAAGCAGGCGCTCGACATGACCGACGAGGATTTCGGCCCGCTGCTGGAACAGCTGAACCTGCCCGCCGGGCGGCTTGGCACCCCGCGCGATATCGCCGCCTGCGTGCTCTACCTGGTCGGCGATTCGGGCGAATGGGTGACCGGGCAGAACCTGGTCGTGGCGGGGACGGTCTGA
- a CDS encoding class II 3-deoxy-7-phosphoheptulonate synthase: protein MAQNWTPDGWKAHEARHLPQYEDAAELAAAEATLQSYPPLVFAGEARALKADLADVANGHAFLLQGGDCAESFAEFHPNNIRDTFRVLLQMAVVMTFASKRPVVKVGRMAGQFAKPRSSPTETKDGVTLPSYLGDNINGIEFDADQRRNDPARMVRAYSQAAATLNLLRAFAGGGYANLRQVHQWTLDFMGRTSWTEKFSETADRIGEALDFMEACGVDPATVPQLQGTSFYTSHEGLLLPYEQAMTRQDSLTGDWYATSAHMLWIGDRTRFPGSAHIEFARGIGNPLGMKCGPSLEPDALLELLDVLNPSREPGRITLISRYGHDKVEDGLPKLVRAVEREGHPVVWSCDPMHGNVIKSESGYKTRPFDRILKEVKGFFAVHRAEGTHPGGIHIEMTGQDVTECVGGAVAITDDALGDRYHTHCDPRLNAEQSLELAFLLAEMLNTEVGDRAKGLSADAA, encoded by the coding sequence GTGGCTCAGAACTGGACCCCCGACGGCTGGAAAGCCCACGAAGCGCGGCATTTGCCGCAATACGAGGACGCTGCGGAGCTGGCTGCGGCCGAGGCGACGCTGCAATCCTACCCGCCGCTGGTGTTTGCGGGCGAGGCGCGTGCGCTCAAGGCCGATCTGGCCGATGTGGCGAACGGTCACGCCTTCCTGTTGCAGGGCGGCGACTGCGCCGAAAGCTTTGCCGAATTCCATCCGAACAACATTCGCGACACGTTCCGCGTGTTGCTGCAGATGGCGGTCGTCATGACCTTCGCGAGCAAGCGGCCGGTGGTGAAGGTCGGACGCATGGCCGGGCAATTTGCCAAGCCGCGCTCCTCGCCGACCGAAACCAAGGACGGCGTCACGCTGCCGAGCTACCTTGGCGACAACATCAACGGCATCGAGTTCGACGCCGACCAGCGCCGCAACGATCCGGCGCGCATGGTGCGCGCCTATTCGCAGGCGGCAGCGACGCTCAACCTGCTGCGCGCCTTCGCCGGCGGTGGTTACGCGAACCTGCGCCAGGTGCACCAGTGGACGCTCGATTTCATGGGACGCACCTCGTGGACCGAGAAATTCTCCGAAACCGCCGACCGGATCGGTGAAGCGCTCGATTTCATGGAGGCCTGCGGGGTCGATCCCGCAACCGTGCCGCAATTGCAGGGCACCAGCTTCTACACCAGCCACGAAGGGCTGCTGCTGCCCTACGAACAGGCGATGACCCGGCAGGATTCGCTTACCGGGGACTGGTATGCCACCTCGGCGCACATGCTGTGGATCGGCGACCGCACCCGCTTTCCTGGCAGCGCGCATATCGAATTCGCGCGCGGGATCGGCAATCCGCTCGGCATGAAGTGTGGGCCGAGCCTCGAGCCCGATGCGCTGCTCGAACTGCTCGACGTGCTCAATCCCTCCCGCGAACCGGGGCGGATCACGCTCATCAGCCGCTATGGCCACGACAAGGTCGAAGACGGCCTGCCCAAGCTGGTGCGCGCAGTAGAGCGCGAGGGGCATCCGGTGGTGTGGAGCTGCGATCCGATGCACGGCAATGTCATCAAGTCCGAAAGCGGCTACAAGACGCGTCCGTTCGACCGCATCCTGAAAGAGGTGAAGGGATTCTTCGCGGTGCACCGCGCCGAGGGCACGCATCCCGGCGGCATCCATATCGAGATGACCGGGCAGGACGTGACCGAATGCGTCGGCGGAGCGGTGGCGATCACCGACGATGCGCTGGGCGACCGCTACCACACGCATTGCGATCCGCGCCTCAACGCCGAACAGTCGCTCGAGCTCGCGTTCCTGCTCGCCGAAATGCTCAACACCGAGGTGGGCGACCGCGCCAAGGGCCTGTCCGCCGACGCCGCCTGA
- a CDS encoding diguanylate cyclase: MRTVADPQFQIAGQPVGADLLVAMSLLLALVALVGIVGVMLARRETRFAARLARQRAGRVGDLLRTIRMAESIAELGVWQYDPATGRQSWSHGIRALFGAEENLAFAEKDAANLLLANEIDLVGSALAHRDDECPFELQFDIVGFDGIARTLAVHACNLPGKNRGIAIVVAVVRDVTDQVERERRLEQSRAVAVSEARRARQLAATDALTGLANRRRVQKDLERIVRESRHSDRPLALIVFDIDHFKRVNDTHGHLRGDQVIRRVAEIALAQARDSDLVGRVGGEEFIWVIPGADANLARVLAERLRHAVSLQSSVGPVPAVTVSVGFAALSQGDSATALFARADAALHSAKSAGRNRVRRAA; encoded by the coding sequence ATGCGCACCGTTGCCGATCCCCAGTTCCAGATCGCCGGTCAACCGGTCGGTGCTGACCTGCTGGTCGCGATGAGCCTGCTGCTGGCGCTGGTCGCGTTGGTGGGAATCGTAGGGGTGATGCTGGCGCGCCGCGAAACCCGCTTTGCAGCCCGGCTCGCGCGGCAGCGCGCCGGCAGGGTGGGCGATTTGCTGCGCACCATCCGGATGGCGGAAAGCATCGCCGAACTGGGCGTGTGGCAATACGATCCGGCCACCGGCAGGCAATCCTGGTCTCACGGCATTCGCGCGTTGTTCGGCGCCGAGGAAAACCTTGCCTTTGCCGAAAAAGACGCCGCGAACCTGCTGCTGGCCAACGAGATCGACCTTGTCGGTAGCGCTCTTGCGCACCGCGACGACGAATGCCCGTTCGAATTGCAGTTCGACATCGTCGGGTTCGACGGGATTGCGCGGACGCTTGCCGTTCACGCCTGCAACCTGCCCGGCAAGAATCGCGGCATCGCGATCGTCGTGGCGGTGGTGAGGGATGTGACCGATCAGGTCGAGCGCGAACGCCGGCTCGAGCAATCGCGCGCGGTCGCCGTGTCCGAAGCGCGCCGGGCGCGCCAGCTGGCGGCAACCGATGCCCTGACCGGCCTCGCCAATCGCCGCCGGGTGCAGAAAGATCTCGAGCGGATCGTGCGCGAGTCGCGACACTCAGACCGGCCGCTCGCGCTGATCGTGTTCGATATCGATCACTTCAAGCGGGTCAACGACACCCACGGCCATCTCCGCGGCGATCAGGTTATCCGCCGGGTGGCCGAGATTGCGCTGGCGCAGGCGCGAGACAGCGACCTGGTGGGGCGCGTCGGAGGCGAGGAATTCATCTGGGTGATCCCCGGTGCCGATGCGAACCTCGCCCGCGTTCTGGCCGAGCGGCTGCGGCACGCGGTGTCGCTGCAAAGCTCTGTCGGACCTGTGCCGGCGGTGACGGTCAGCGTTGGATTTGCCGCGCTTTCACAGGGCGATAGCGCGACGGCCCTGTTTGCGCGCGCCGATGCCGCGCTGCATTCGGCCAAGAGCGCAGGGCGCAACCGGGTGCGGCGCGCAGCCTGA
- a CDS encoding NAD(P)/FAD-dependent oxidoreductase: MDGQHHDILIIGAGMAGLTCATRLAEAGYQVRIIDKGRGPGGRMAARRAEIAGEVVSFDHGAQYFTARDPSFREVVEEWAAQGVVAPWPAAGDDAWVGVPGMNGPIRAMADSLDVNWGIRAESIARSAEGWRIEAGESSLTAQTVLVAVPAEQSCALLKPVVPQLAALAGSVRSEPCWAVMAAFAGRLAIEADTLRDPDACISWAARNSAKPGRLGTECWVLHASPARSRDLLDGPGEEVGPLLLADFFDQTGADPVSPIHLVAHRWLYAMPEKAGGEPARYDAEARIGIAGDYLHSPRVEGAFLSGRALAEKVLAAA; encoded by the coding sequence ATGGACGGACAACATCACGACATTCTGATCATCGGTGCGGGCATGGCCGGGCTGACCTGCGCGACGCGGCTGGCCGAAGCGGGCTACCAGGTCCGCATCATCGACAAGGGCCGCGGGCCGGGCGGGAGGATGGCAGCCCGGCGGGCGGAGATCGCGGGCGAGGTCGTCTCGTTCGATCACGGTGCGCAGTATTTCACCGCGCGCGATCCCTCTTTCCGGGAGGTCGTGGAGGAGTGGGCGGCACAGGGCGTCGTCGCCCCCTGGCCTGCCGCAGGCGACGACGCGTGGGTTGGCGTTCCCGGAATGAACGGACCGATCCGGGCGATGGCGGATTCGCTCGATGTGAATTGGGGTATTCGTGCCGAGAGCATCGCGCGCAGTGCCGAAGGATGGCGCATCGAAGCGGGAGAAAGTTCTCTCACCGCGCAAACGGTACTTGTCGCGGTTCCAGCTGAGCAGTCTTGCGCGTTGCTGAAACCGGTCGTGCCACAACTCGCTGCACTCGCCGGTTCCGTTCGGTCCGAACCGTGCTGGGCCGTGATGGCTGCCTTTGCCGGACGGCTCGCGATCGAAGCGGACACGTTGCGCGATCCCGATGCGTGCATTTCATGGGCTGCGCGCAATTCGGCCAAGCCCGGGCGCTTGGGCACCGAATGCTGGGTCCTGCACGCGTCGCCCGCGCGCAGTCGGGACCTTCTCGACGGGCCCGGCGAGGAGGTCGGGCCGCTGCTGCTGGCGGATTTCTTCGACCAGACCGGAGCCGATCCGGTCTCTCCGATCCATCTCGTCGCGCATCGCTGGCTCTATGCCATGCCCGAAAAGGCCGGAGGCGAACCCGCGCGCTACGATGCCGAGGCACGGATCGGCATCGCCGGCGACTACCTGCATTCGCCGCGGGTCGAGGGCGCGTTCCTGTCGGGCCGCGCGCTCGCCGAAAAGGTGCTGGCAGCCGCATAA
- a CDS encoding insulinase family protein, whose amino-acid sequence MQQDDISRSTDATFVSFAPITADWQTALADVRAVIADALATPPSQEEIDREVAEFDVIFANQVEQSSVQAGSELADNIVNAVDIRETVASPETVLAVFRGMQQRFTPEELFERTRMLFAGDVLRSVYVTPGVGEANSEALRLALASEAAVDATARLAAASISFDELPPVGPAGEVVDERLLGILQVEQVDFANGTRALLWSNNAEPGRVTVRVRFGSGYRAFDAGTAVYAPIGEIALVGSGIGELGQNEIDRLATGRKLGFEFEIDDGVFTFTAQTRSEDVADQLYLFAAKLGMPRWDPDPVIRAKAAAELAYNTFSTSPAGIINRDLEYLVTNRDPRFATPSPEALQQVTPEGFRQVWEPLLRQGPIEVLVFGEFDRDAIVDKLAETFGALPPREPIPPAVAARVPDFPASSAEPTVLTHRGDANQAAAVIAWPSGGGVTSIRESRQLEILTQLFNNRLLDALRERAGASYAPQVFSNWPTDIESGGTITALAQLEPEFVPVFFAEADRIARDLAENPPSADELDRVTEPLAQLIRRASTGNTFWLYNLEGATVDPRRVSLLRSLLQDYSQTSPQVMQFLADRYFTQRTPLKLAVIPEGQTLATQVGRQYGPDAVPAVRPAQPAAKEIVGR is encoded by the coding sequence GTGCAGCAGGACGACATCTCGCGTTCGACCGACGCGACCTTTGTCAGTTTCGCACCGATCACCGCCGACTGGCAGACCGCGCTCGCCGACGTCCGCGCGGTGATCGCCGATGCGCTCGCGACACCGCCCTCGCAGGAGGAAATCGACCGCGAAGTCGCGGAATTCGACGTGATCTTTGCCAACCAGGTCGAACAGAGCAGCGTCCAGGCCGGATCGGAACTCGCCGACAACATCGTCAACGCGGTCGATATCCGCGAGACCGTCGCCTCGCCCGAGACCGTGCTCGCGGTGTTCCGCGGCATGCAGCAGCGGTTCACGCCCGAAGAGCTGTTCGAACGCACCCGGATGCTGTTCGCTGGCGACGTGCTGCGCTCGGTCTATGTCACGCCCGGCGTCGGCGAAGCAAACAGCGAGGCCCTGCGGCTGGCGCTGGCCAGCGAGGCGGCGGTCGATGCCACCGCGCGGCTCGCCGCCGCATCGATCTCGTTCGACGAATTGCCACCTGTCGGTCCTGCGGGCGAGGTGGTCGACGAACGGCTGCTCGGGATCCTGCAGGTTGAACAGGTCGATTTCGCCAACGGCACGCGCGCGCTGCTGTGGTCGAACAACGCCGAACCCGGCCGGGTCACGGTGCGGGTGCGGTTCGGTTCGGGCTATCGCGCGTTCGACGCCGGCACCGCAGTTTACGCCCCGATCGGCGAGATTGCGCTGGTGGGTTCGGGCATCGGCGAGCTGGGCCAGAACGAGATCGACCGGCTCGCGACCGGGCGCAAGCTCGGGTTCGAATTCGAGATCGACGACGGGGTGTTCACCTTCACCGCGCAGACCCGTTCGGAAGACGTCGCCGACCAGCTGTACCTGTTCGCCGCCAAGCTCGGCATGCCGCGCTGGGACCCGGATCCGGTGATCCGCGCCAAGGCGGCGGCGGAACTGGCCTACAACACCTTCTCGACCAGCCCGGCGGGCATCATCAACCGCGATCTCGAGTACCTCGTCACCAACCGCGATCCGCGCTTTGCCACCCCTTCGCCCGAGGCGCTGCAGCAGGTGACGCCCGAAGGATTCCGGCAGGTATGGGAGCCGTTGCTAAGGCAGGGGCCGATCGAAGTGCTGGTGTTCGGCGAATTCGACCGCGACGCGATCGTCGATAAGCTCGCCGAGACCTTTGGCGCGTTGCCGCCGCGCGAACCGATCCCGCCCGCAGTCGCGGCGCGGGTTCCCGATTTCCCGGCGTCCAGCGCCGAACCGACCGTGCTGACCCATCGCGGCGATGCCAACCAGGCGGCGGCGGTGATCGCGTGGCCCAGCGGCGGCGGGGTCACCAGCATCCGCGAATCGCGCCAGCTCGAAATCCTCACCCAGCTGTTCAACAACCGCTTGCTCGACGCGCTGCGGGAACGCGCCGGGGCGAGCTACGCCCCGCAGGTCTTTTCCAACTGGCCGACCGATATCGAAAGCGGCGGGACGATCACGGCGCTGGCGCAGCTCGAACCCGAATTCGTGCCGGTGTTCTTTGCCGAAGCCGATCGGATCGCGCGCGATCTCGCCGAAAATCCGCCCAGCGCCGACGAGCTCGACCGCGTGACCGAGCCGCTTGCGCAGCTGATCCGCCGGGCGTCGACCGGGAACACCTTCTGGCTTTACAATCTCGAAGGGGCGACCGTCGATCCGCGCCGGGTATCGCTGTTGCGCAGCCTGTTGCAGGACTATTCGCAGACCAGCCCGCAGGTCATGCAGTTTCTCGCCGATCGCTATTTCACCCAGCGCACCCCGCTCAAGCTGGCGGTGATCCCCGAAGGCCAGACGCTGGCGACGCAGGTCGGCCGGCAATACGGCCCGGACGCGGTGCCGGCCGTGCGCCCTGCGCAGCCCGCAGCCAAGGAGATCGTCGGGCGCTGA